TTTTGACCCGGAAAATGGAATTAGTCGTATCCTCACAGCCTCCCTTGTTAGTAGTAGCTCAGTCTCCACAAATCCCACCCCACCTCTCTATGGCTTTAGTTGACCGACCTCACTGCCCACCAACTCTCCCACTCCACCATAActtcctatatatataaacgAAACCTCTCCTTACTCTACACTCAGTGATCGGTGATCGGCCTTCTCCCCTCCCTGTCTCTCTCAATACCTTTCTTCCTCTCCTTGGAAATCTTGTTCGTTTGTAGCCCTCGTTGCCCACTCACACAAGAAAAACTCAGTATCAAGAATCCAAATCATGGCTCTTGAAGCTCTGAACTCTCCTACAACAGCCGCTCCTTTAAATTATGAAGAAACATGGATTAAGAGGAAACGCTCTAAGAGACCTCGTAGTGAGTCCCCTTCGACCGAGGAAGAATACCTCGCTTTTTGCCTTATCATGCTTGCTCGTGGCGGCTCCACTGCCGCAACCGCCAAAAAAACCGCTTCCGCCTCCCCTGCACCACCCCAACCACCAACTTTGGATCTTTCTTACAAGTGTACGGTTTGCAACAAGGCTTTCTCTTCTTACCAGGCTCTCGGCGGGCACAAAGCCAGTCACAGGAAATCCTCCTCCGAGTCCACCGTCGCCACAGCAGCCGAAAACCCATCAGCCTCCACCACAACCAACACAACCACCACGACCACCAATGGTAGGACTCATGAGTGCTCTATCTGCCACAAGACTTTCCTTACTGGACAGGCCTTAGGCGGACACAAGCGTTGTCACTATGAGGGCACAATTGGaggcaacaacagcagcagtgCTAGCGCTGCAATCACCACCTCAGACGGTGGTGCTGTTGGAGGCGGTGGCGTGAGCCAGAGTAAAAGTCAAAGAAGCGGTGGTGGGTTTGACTTTGACCTGAACCTGCCTGCTTTGCCTGAATTTGAAGGTCCAAGAATCAGTCAACAAGCACTCTACGGTGATCAAGAAGTGGAAAGTCCTTTGCCAGGGAAAAAGCCAAGATTAATGTTTTCGCTTAAGCAAGAAAAGACCGATATGGGTTCTTCGTAAATTTGAATTTAGAATTTAAGATTAGGTTTAATTAGGAAGAttcttggatttttcttttcttttcatcactCTTCTATGGTGTTGTCTCTTGGGGTTTGCTTTGATAATGAATTGGTTCTGTATAGGGATTTGTCTTCGTTGTTTGTAGACTT
This genomic interval from Populus alba chromosome 1, ASM523922v2, whole genome shotgun sequence contains the following:
- the LOC118055487 gene encoding zinc finger protein ZAT10, which translates into the protein MALEALNSPTTAAPLNYEETWIKRKRSKRPRSESPSTEEEYLAFCLIMLARGGSTAATAKKTASASPAPPQPPTLDLSYKCTVCNKAFSSYQALGGHKASHRKSSSESTVATAAENPSASTTTNTTTTTTNGRTHECSICHKTFLTGQALGGHKRCHYEGTIGGNNSSSASAAITTSDGGAVGGGGVSQSKSQRSGGGFDFDLNLPALPEFEGPRISQQALYGDQEVESPLPGKKPRLMFSLKQEKTDMGSS